In Phocoena phocoena chromosome 11, mPhoPho1.1, whole genome shotgun sequence, one DNA window encodes the following:
- the HDHD5 gene encoding haloacid dehalogenase-like hydrolase domain-containing 5: MAALGEAAARWAPGLWRRAARAAAGFGGRRFASGSQSPPTFGFLLDIDGVLVRGHQVIPAAREAFRRLVDPQGQLRVPVVFVTNAGNMLQRSKAQELSALLGFQVEPDQVILSHSPMKLFSQHHDKRMLVSGQGPLVENARALGFKHVVTVDELRAAFPVLDMVDLQRRPKTTPLPRNDFPAIEGVLLLGEPVRWETSLQLIMDILLSDGNPGTGLATAPYPHLPVLASNTDLLWMAEAKMPRFGHGTFLLCLEAVYRKVTGRELCYAGLMGKPSLLTYQYAEGLLARQAARRGWAAPIRSLYAVGDNPMSDIYGANLFHQHLQTRREGAARSCTAILVCTGVYSPQAPGPAAPALGGEGPPFHGHRDLGFNPGLLQAAHVVSDVHEAVRLVLGKEGWAL, from the exons ATGGCTGCCCTCGGCGAGGCGGCGGCGCGGTGGGCACCCGGACTGTGGCGGCGGGCGGCGCGCGCGGCCGCGGGGTTCGGGGGCCGCCGTTTTGCGAGCGGCTCGCAG AGCCCTCCCACCTTCGGGTTCCTGTTGGACATCGATGGGGTGCTGGTTCGGGGCCACCAGGTCATCCCCGCTGCGAGGGAGGCCTTCCGCAGGCTCGTGGACCCCCAGGGGCAGCTGCGGGTGCCCGTGGTCTTTGTCACGAACGCTGGGAATATGTTGCAGCGCAGCAAAGCCCAGGAGCTGTCAGCCCTGCTGGGCTTCCAG GTGGAGCCCGACCAGGTGATACTGTCCCACAGCCCCATGAAGCTCTTCTCGCAGCATCACGACAAGCGGATGCTGGTGTCTGGGCAGGGGCCCCTGGTGGAAAATGCCCGAGC ACTGGGCTTCAAGCACGTGGTCACAGTGGACGAGCTGCGGGCGGCCTTCCCTGTGCTGGACATGGTGGATCTGCAGCGGCGGCCCAAGACCACG CCCCTCCCAAGGAACGACTTCCCTGCGATCGAAG GGGTGCTCCTCCTTGGGGAGCCCGTGCGCTGGGAGACGAGCCTGCAGCTGATCATGGACATCCTCCTCAGCGATGGGAACCCCGGCACCGGTCTGGCGACGGCCCCCTATCCCCACCTCCCTGTCCTGGCCAGCAACACGGACCTCCTCTGGATGGCCGAAGCCAAGATGCCCAG GTTCGGCCACGGCACCTTCCTGCTGTGTCTGGAGGCCGTTTACCGGAAGGTGACGGGCAGAGAGCTCTGCTACGCGGGCCTGATGGGCAAGCCCAGCCTCCTCACCTACCAGTACGCGGAGGGCCTGCTCGCCAGGCAGGCGGCGCGGCGGGGCTGGGCGGCCCCGATCCGGAGTCTCTACGCCGTGGG TGACAACCCCATGTCCGACATCTATGGGGCCAACCTGTTCCACCAGCACCTGCAGACGAGGCGGGAGGGGGCGGCCCGGAGCTGCACTGCCATCCTGGTGTGCACCGGCGTGTAcagcccccaggccccagggcccGCCGCTCCCGCCCTGGGTGGCGAGGGGCCTCCGTTCCATGGGCACCGGGACCTTGGCTTCAACCCGGGGCTCCTGCAGGCGGCCCACGTGGTGAGCGACGTGCACGAGGCCGTGCGGCTGGTCCTCGGCAAGGAGGGCTGGGCTCTGtag